From the Cryptomeria japonica chromosome 2, Sugi_1.0, whole genome shotgun sequence genome, one window contains:
- the LOC131051962 gene encoding patatin-like protein 2, with product MDVCLSTTAAPTYFPSHQFTTNSSDGKTQVFNLVDGGVAANNPVMPAYLDSNELSHSSSSSGYKNSRQKGIEHLDHFVVLSLGTGLEEGIEWDAKKAATWGSLKWITHDGRTPLIESIMNASSDMVNIHTALMLHHVKENYLRIQEWQLKGSEAKMDLSTDENLRNLVKKGQELLDKPVRSLNLETGRPETVKNDYTNRMALTKMAERLSKEKKLRDKRSASSALSMNGHSVGINI from the exons ATGGACGTATGCCTCTCCACAACTGCAGCTCCTACCTATTTTCCATCTCACCAGTTTACAACAAATTCCAGTGACGGAAAGACCCAAGTTTTTAACTTAGTAGATGGAGGAGTAGCGGCTAATAATCCTGTAATGCCTGCCT accttgatagcaatgaacttaGTCACTCGAGCAGTTCATCAGGATACAAGAATAGTCGACAAAAAGGTATT GAGCACCTTGACCACTTTGTTGTACTTTCTCTTGGAACGGGATTAGAAGAGGGTATTGAATGGGACGCAAAAAAGGCTGCCACATGGGGAAGCTTGAAGTGGATTACTCACGATGGAAGAACGCCTCTCATAGAATCTATCATGAATGCAAGTTCAGACATGGTCAACATTCATACAGCTTTGATGCTCCATCATGTCAAAGAAAACTATCTTAGAATCCAG GAATGGCAACTAAAAGGAAGCGAAGCAAAGATGGACCTCAGTACGGATGAGAACCTGAGGAATCTTGTGAAGAAAGGCCAGGAACTATTGGATAAGCCTGTTAGAAGTTTAAATTTGGAGACTGGGCGTCCTGAGACAGTGAAGAACGACTACACAAACAGGATGGCATTGACTAA AATGGCTGAACGACTCTCCAAGGAGAAGAAGTTGAGGGATAAACGGAGCGCATCTTCTGCACTTTCTATGAATGGCCATAGTGTTGGAATAAACATCTGa
- the LOC131051942 gene encoding patatin-like protein 2: protein MSNQELLPIDVSGDVGARILSVDGGGVRGLIPVQLLKFLEKQLQKLDGEDARLADYFNIMAGTSTGGLITTMLATPDPNDHKHNRPFSTQKIEDFYLKNASLIFPQPSKWNIFHGIFGPKYNGKHLVDILEQEKFHERRLCDTATNLVIPTFDIKTQFPTIFASHEAKVDPLKNPHLMDVCLSTTAPPTYFPSHQFTTNSSDGKTQVFNLVDGGVAANNPTLIAMNLVTRAVHQDTRIVDKKEHLDHFIVLSLGTGLEEGIEWDAKKAATWGSLKWITHDGRTPLIESIMNARMATKRKRSKDGPQYGREPEESCEERPGTIG from the exons ATGTCGAATCAGGAGCTTCTTCCAATCGATGTCTCGGGGGACGTGGGTGCTAGAATCCTGAGTGTCGATGGAGGAGGAGTACGGGGTCTTATTCCTGTGCAATTGCTCAAATTCTTAGAGAAGCAGTTGCAG AAATTGGATGGGGAAGATGCCAGACTAGCAGATTATTTCAATATAATGGCAGGTACCAGCACTGGAGGTCTCATCACCACAATGTTAGCCACTCCAGACCCGAATGACCACAAACACAATCGTCCTTTTAGTACCCAGAAAATTGAAGATTTCTACTTGAAGAATGCGAGTTTGATATTTCCTCAACCAAG CAAATGGAATATTTTTCACGGCATTTTTGGTCCCAAATACAATGGCAAACATCTGGTCGATATCTTAGAACAAGAGAAATTTCACGAAAGACGGCTGTGTGATACGGCTACTAACCTGGTGATACCCACCTTCGATATCAAGACGCAGTTTCCTACAATTTTCGCCAGTCATGag GCGAAAGTAGATCCGCTGAAGAATCCACATCTAATGGACGTATGCCTCTCCACAACTGCACCTCCTACCTATTTTCCATCTCACCAGTTTACAACAAATTCCAGTGACGGAAAGACCCAAGTTTTTAACTTAGTAGATGGAGGAGTAGCGGCTAATAATCCT accttgatagcaatgaacttaGTCACTCGAGCAGTTCATCAGGATACAAGAATAGTCGACAAAAAG GAGCACCTTGACCACTTTATTGTACTTTCTCTTGGAACGGGATTAGAAGAGGGTATTGAATGGGACGCAAAAAAGGCTGCCACATGGGGAAGCTTGAAGTGGATTACTCACGATGGAAGAACGCCTCTCATAGAATCTATCATGAATGCAA GAATGGCAACTAAAAGGAAGCGAAGCAAAGATGGACCTCAGTACGGACGAGAACCTGAGGAATCTTGTGAAGAAAGGCCAGGAACTATTGGATAA